ATTTAATCTTCCGATgtacttattattgttaataaattttacatgtgtaattgttaaaattaaagaggattgagaaagagtttaataaaaatgatttaaaaaaaaattttaaatctcaattcatcccccccccctcgcccctctcttgggaataacCTTCCTTTTCGGGCATGGTGATGATTTTGAGTGGATTGCGGAAGGAACTATGGTAAACTTAGATGTCACTATAACATTGTGGCAAATCCAAGCAATTGTCAATGTGCCATTCTTGGCCCAACAATGTGTGATTCTTCATATCTAAGATGGTTGCTTATGCTAGAGTAAGAATGTGACGAAAAGATTATATCTTCGAAGGTAATACAAGGTGAACGTCTTACCATCCCTGATGTTCTTTTGGAGACTAGGTGAGCAGCTTAACGAGTGCTCAAGGTTGAGCTCTTAACATTCTTGAGGGGTATCTTGAGCTTCCATGTGGTAATGGAAGCTCCAAACACAACTCATTAGAGAATGAGGCTACACTCACCCTCAACCTAAAAGACATTCACCCATGTTGACCCTTGGTATAAAGCAAGTCATCTTATACCCAATTAGACTATTGGAGGGTGTTGAGATTTTTATCTCAATTAATGTATGACATCATTTCCCTAAACTTCGAACTTGTGGGTGGTTAAGGACAAGTTCATTTACACAAAGTTTATACTATAAGAATAAGAGTCACAGCTTATGGAATATGAGTTCAATGCTCTAAATGTTCAAGTGATGGTTCCTAGGTGACCTCCTTTGTTAGGACAagaggtgtttttttttttttttgggttaggACAAGAGTTGTTATGTTGACTTTGACTACTAAGATGGATGCGTTAGGATTTCTTGTCGATGCACCGGTTTTAACCTTATTATTCATCCCAACTCCATTGTGAACAGCAATCTACAAATATAAATCAGACCTCCAAACTCCAAATCCATCCTTTGATTTTGCACTCTAAAACACACCGAAAAAAAACCCCCAAAACAGAAACCCCAAAGCGGCAATACCATTTACaaggaaaaataaaacaaataagacTAATTAAGCCTCTGCAATTGAAATGATTGTTCAAGATGTATCATGTGGCAGGGTATCAAAAACTTATTTTATGTTTGAAAgcctaaaattcaaaattaaaagacCTCCCTAAGAGGAGGGTCTCGCAACCCTACccctattttaaaatttatagaaaaatatattaaattttatttaaattaacatAAATTTAAGTATATATTTTAAAATCCATGCTTTGAAACCCAGCTTCCAACCTCTATGAatttgtgggttcaaaaaatttACACATGTTATTTTGCATATCTCAACAAATTTAATCAAACTAAAGGGAGATGAAAAGGGAGTAAGATAGAGATGAAAAGATGTAGACATTCTCTTTTAATGCAATTCTACATTGCATTTTACATAACATTGAAAAAGACTACAATTGAGGAACAACAAAATGTATATGATGAATGTAAATAGGAAGACACAAGGCAAGACATATGGGAGTCTTTTCTCctaatatatgtgtgtgtgtatatatacatataatagatACGGCGGGGTGTTGCAATCACCACCGCTCAAACCTAGCAAGCACAGCACAGAGCTTTGCGGGCATGGACCACGTTGGCACTCCCCACAGCATTTCTCGTGTCTCCATTGTTGAGTTGCAGCAGCAGAATCATTTAAACAGGCCATATATGTACATCCTTTGTGTCGACCACCCTGGTGCTAAGAGACGAAAAGAAGCAACCCCACCAACTCAACTACAGCAGTGGCAGCCGCTTGAGCAGTAAGCAAACTTTTCAGACCTTCCCATTGAATGATGATTCCATTATGATCATTTCTAATTTGAGATCTAATTGATATTTTCCAATTGGAATGGAGCTTTATGGAAACCAAATTTCCTTAGTCCCTCCATTTCCGTTTCTCCCTTCCAGTTTCTGTACGTTCTTTTCCTGTACCATGATGAGAGGATCTATTGGGAGAGTCCCTCCTTTCACGCTTATGATGGTGCTTTGAGTGTCTTCGGCTGCTGCTACTTCCCCGAAAAGATTCTTTCTTTCTCCCTTTTGAATGGTATTGATCTTGATAATCACCAGACAAATCACTTTCTGAACTACTGCTTTTTCGCCGATGTCGTGAAGAATGTTTTCTACTCCTTTCATCTTCTGATGAAGAACTTTTGGTTCGATTTTTGTGGTGGTGTGTGTGTTTTTTAGCCCTTCTAACTTCAAGACCCATATTGCCCTGCTTAGGTTTATTAGACTTATTTTTATAAGAATCAAACTCCATTTTGCCACCACTTCTGTTTGGGGATCCATCTGCATGCACGATCTCTGCATGGTGTGGTTGGCCAAGTGACAATCCCTGAATCATGGGGGTTCCACTAACCAGACTCTGTGTGGATGAATCCTTACTATCAGTTGGTAGGATGGTAGTATCTCCTCCGTTGGCATTGATGCTTTCCTTCTTAGGAGCTGGCGCCTTGGCTTTGTTTACCGAGTATGGCACATCAGGGGGGACCTCTAAGCCTAATTCTTTACCCAAGGACTGCAAGAAATCACCTGCTATAAGACGGTTTAGCGTTGCATTAGCAGCTTCAACCTTCCTTTGTGGATCCCCCACCTCGTCGGGACTAGATTTTTCCTCTTCATCATCTGAATCGTCAGAGAAAATAGCCTGCACAAAGTGGACTATCACTacctcaaaaaataataataataataataattcaaaagcATACCAACGTAAAGCATGCTTATATAAGAAATCATTTTTTGCATACAAATTGTAAAGTCACTAGAAAGCAGAGAATGTGTCACTATAAATTAATGTGCAGATGGAAGATTACAAGAAAAAAGAACCAATAAATATTTAGTATAATCCAAAACAAGTCGCAAGAGAGCAGTGCTGAAAATGCTTTCAGTATATAACTAAATTACCCTATGCTAGGAAATATAAAGAGATGCCTCAGAATCAAAAGATTTAACAAAAGCAAGGTAAATTACCATATCTGTAGTACCTCAATTTTAGTGAACTTGTACATACTACAGAATTGTTACGATTGATTACCATGTGATTCTTAAGAGCAAGTCTTTAGTTATATTGGCTTAATCCTTGATAAAGATAGAAATCAAGATGAATTTCCCATTAGTATGGAATAAATAAGTGAGAAGGCAATTTGGGGCTGTCATTAAATTCATATTATTGACTAAAACAGAGAAAATTTTACATGATAGCATGACTACTGTGCTTTGAGAAATTTCACATGGCAGCACCCATGATTTTCTTTTGTTTAGAAACAAATGCTTGAATGGGGCTAAATAAAATCAGGATTAATTTAGAAGCATATCCTTACAATGAGtgcaaataaaataattatgtagACAGATTAAGTGTAAAATGGCCAAAGATAATTTAGACAAGAATAAACATAAGATAGCACCAACAGAGCACAATATGAGCCAGATGAGATGGTTCATCAGATCAAATGACTCAACAATAAAGATCACATTGCAAAGGACTATAAAAGACAATAGTTTAATCTGGGTTCAGATAGCAGTCACACAGAAACGGAGAGTGAGGAGGAAGCCAGATAGAAACTATGACCAAGAATGATGAACTCCGGCAATACTCTTTCATTGCCAGTTCCACACTTCCACAATAAAGTGGAAAAATTTCCGCCAATCAACAATTGATACTGTTAAATCAAAAGTTCAATGATGGATGAGTCATTTCCTTTCCCCAACAGGCTAGAAGTGCCTCTTGAATATATGGCCTCAGCTATCCAAACCTAAACTACATCATGTTCTGTTATTCCTAAAAATGTATCTGACCAAGTTAATAGACTGGTTAGGAAATTTTGGTGGGGACACACTGAGAAGGGCGAAGGAGGAGGTGTGGGGTGGATATGGAAGCATTCAAGCTGGTCTCGTTACAAAACTATGAAGGCTCATTCAAAATCCATCACCTCTAGCAGCTTCAGTCTGAAGGTCAAATACGGCAGCAAGTCAGGCCTTCGTTTTTATAGTGCTAGACCTTGCTCTTGGTTCTGAAAAGGCTTAAGTTAAATCTAAAGGTATTTTAGAAAGAAGCCTCCACTGGGTGTGGGAGCTGGGAATTAAATTAGTTTCTGGGATAGAACCCTGGATCCATTCAAACACAACATCTAGAATTTACATTAGGAAACCATTTAACTCTCCTTTGATCTGGGTTGTGATTTTATTAACAGTGCTTGTAGGGAAAGGAATCAGGAAAGGATTGTGCATTGACTGCCCCCTTCCCTTGAGGAAGTCATTGCTCGGGTTCCTCTCAGTTGTGTCTCTTCAGATCCATTCAGAAGATGCGTGCATTTAGAAATATGATAGGTTTGGGATATAGAATGTATCTGGCTATTGAGTAGCCTTGGACTTCATGGTAAAAAATGGAACTGGCAGGGTATTGACATCGTGAGCTGTTTCTCCTGCACTATGAACTGTATCAAGAAATTAAAAGTCATCCGTATAAAACATTTTATTTGGAAGCGCTGCCACGACACCATTTTGATGGAAGAACTGCTCCCTAGAAGGAACCTGAACAGCAGCTCCCATTTGTGCCTTTTGCAACTCAGAGGGGAAGACCATTGAACATCTTTTCCTAACATGTAACTAGCTCAAAAGGGTCTTGTTTGCTCACAAATATTGCTGTAAATTCAGCCCAACCGGGACAGCTTTTGCAACTAGTTCTTTCATTTTAGGCAAACAGCTCTGGAGAACTCTAGGGGAACATTTTAGTATTCAAAGTATGATCTTGTGGGCAATTCAGAAGGAGAGGAATGCTATCACTTTCAGCAATCGAAGGCAACTAACCTTTTTGTGGGACCTTTTTTTTGGATAGCTCATGGTCCTCGAACTCAAACTACTGCTTTGGTGGCTCCTACCATTTGGATCTGTTACTGGATTTTTTAGTAATTTAGCATTATTAATACATTATTGCTATGTTAGTAAGCGTAAGAGTATTATGGTCATTACAATCTGCTTGACAAATAttataaaagagagagagacctatcgttgtgattaggtcttccaatttacCCAATTTTTCAATAAGATCAATCACGAAGCATGGAGGGATGTGCTGGTGACTGGACATGCAGTGATTCCGCTGTCATGGCAGCAATCGTAGGAGCTTTAGCTGCCCTGTGTTTCACAAGGAAAGTGGGTGCAGATAAGGTCATGCTGTAGACTAGTGTGGCTCTTCTCTATGGCTAATCCTTCCTTTCAAGGAATTCCTTCAGCTGATAGCTGCATTCTCCTTTGTTCTACCTTCTATCCTAGATGTAAAAAAACTATGGCTCACCCAACACCTATTTAGTCTCACGACATGTTTATTAAGAGATGCCAAGAAGTGGCCCAACCTCCTAGGTTGTTGGCTATGAGGCTTGCTTAGTTTAAACATTTTTCTGTTGCTTATCTTCTTAAATAATAAgtcttaaaataaataataataaaatataaaaaaaaaaaggagaagcgATCTCTTGAGAAGACAACCAATACCCATCTCCATCTAGAAGGGCGAGGAGGAAGAATACTATAAACCATTATAACTCACATaatcataaatttttaaaaacttaaatTGAACAAAAGATCAAAATGGGCTTGTGTAGCTGGGCCTATATAGCCAATGCTTTGTTAAGATGATATAATATATAACAAAATGGAATAATCATATATAATTGATTCCAACTAGTTAAGCTAGGCTTTGTACCCATGCCACCACACAAATGCCCAGTGAGAAAACAAAATAGTAAGACATCCAATAAGATATAAAGCAAATGAAAATCCATGTCCAATGTGAcaaattcaaatattaaaaaCCCATCTAATAACCATCagttgaaaaataaaagaatatgaaacATAGTTTGGCAGAATAAGCATTTACTTTGTAGAGATCAACTGGTCTCTCCACATTTTCAACTTCCAAATTGACTTCTTCCTTCTCAGCTACTTCCTTGTTTATATCGGATTGAGACACATCCAATGGCCCTCCATCTGCAGTTTCTTTGAATTCAGTGGCTTTCATTGAATCCTCTGTGAGCATGAATGTGTCCATCTTGCTCCTCATTCGGGGAGGTGGACGTGGCTGTAAATGGAAAGATTGTATATCCTGAGTTAGTGTAATTAACAGAAACATCTAAGAAAAGATTTCACATAACAGCTTTCACAATCAACTCAATGATTTGGAAATGCACTTTATATGCATTCAAGAATTAGAAAACAACAGCAAGTTGCTAGCTACCTCATGCATGCAAGCATAGAGCCAGATAATGAAACTATCCCATTGCAAGATCAATAATTCCAACAGAATTTCCAAGGACATCTTCACTGGAAATGAGCAAGAATAATCTAGAAGAATTCTATCAAGGTTTGATAGCCTGAATTGACTAGTTTGATATTTTTGGCTCATTTGGTGATATGCAAATGGGTTCTAGCCATGCTAGTAAAAAATTGAAAAgtacaacttaaaaaaaaaaaaaaaaacatacaatgaaattttaatttttgaaagtttAGACAGAATGTAAGCAAGAGACTTCAGAATATAAGAGTACCTTCCCCATATAAGGATCAACAATATTGAAGCGCTTGCACAGAATAGGCGCAGGTTGCCACTGAAACACTTCACGTTTTGGGTAAATTTTCCTTGTTGTCAGACCTTCAGCCTGAGAAACTTTATCTCGCTGTGTTCAAGCATTAAGAGAACAACTCAAGTCCAATGCTATAGAGTTCCAAATGAAAATTATTACTTTCAGAAAGACCAGTGTTTTAAAAGACAAAGGTATAAGGCGAGGTGTTTTAACACTTAAGAGACGAGGCATAAGCCATAAGGCGCTGGGGAGAAAGCCTTTATAAAACTATGTAAATAAATcacataaattttaaaacttaagaaaaaattaagaatatcaaaatataatgtacaaaaaaagtcaaatataatttgcaaactagTTGTCGAGCATTCAAAGTTATTTTGTAAACATTTGAGGtccaagagttttagaaatcaactgaAAATACGACGTTCCTTTTACTTAAACATGGACTTAAAATTTTCTAGCAATTTTAACTTCAGAAGCACACAACCAAAATgagtaagcctcaactaaaaaggtgcAAAAGGTGTGCCTTTTGTACAAATATGTAAGCCTCATGGTGTCATGCGTCAGCCATTTTagtatttggtattttagattgagcctcaaggcattttatGCATGCCATGCGTATGTTTGAGACGAGCCTTGATTGAGCACATTGAGAAAGACCAATTGATGGAAAACTCCTGATAAATACCTCTACTCCACCAGATGTAAACTGCATCCCTGCAGTAACTGATATCCCCGTAAACTGAGTAACTTTATCTTGCTGTGTTCAAAGATTAAGAGAACTTGAGTCCAATGCGATAGAGTTGCAAATCAAAATTATTACTTTCAGAAAGACCAACAAAGGAAAACACCTCATGATAAATACCTCTACTCCACCAGATGTAAACTGCATCCCTGCAGTTGCTGACATCCCCATAGATTGTTCGATAGAAAGATAACTTTCCTTGTCCCATTTCCCTCTATTCATTGCCTCTACAGCAGCCTCAAAGTCCAATCTCTCACGAGCACGAGCAGCCTCTGACATATTACTAGCCCCAGAAGACAATGTAGTGCGAAGCCCTCCCTGATACTTCTCCTTAAGAAACTGCTCGAATCTTTCCTGCTTTGCAGGATCATCTTTGAAAGGTTTTGCGACTTCTGGGAACTCATTCTAGATTCCAAAGGAAAACAATAAATAACTAAGTAGAAATTTCTTTTTTATACACAAAATTTTAGAACCCAACTTTTGTTTTTACGTTTATAGGAACAAACCCAGTAAAACATGAAATGAAAATTACATCAAACTCCAACGTGAAAAGGAAGCATATTAATTCATTTCAATATAGACTAAAAacatacataaaaaataaataaataaataaataaataaaaaggtacTCACATGTGATGCAGGTTTAGTAAACGTATCTGAAAGATTGAGTTGCAGCTGAAGCAATCCAGCAGAAGCAACAGATGAGCTTGACTCTTTGGGACTTCTTCCAAGAGGCCTTTCTCCTAAAATTTTGCCACGGGTTTCTGCTGTTAATTTCTGCATGCACTGAAATGATTTCCCATCTACTTGTATCTTAGTTTGATCAGTACGCTTTTTTCGCTCCTCCCACAGCTTTCTTGTATAATATTCATGGCCATTACCCCCAGTCAGAAAACAAAATAACGGATTTGATTGATTTTTTTCCCTGGAGAGGTCCTCAAATAATTTCCCACACCGAGCTACTAAGCTTGCAACCCCCTCAATCAAAACTTTCAGATTATTATCACCAGGGGGAGGAACCTCAGGAGGACCAAGATCCGCAAATTTGTTATCAGTCTCAAGAGAAGCAGGAAATTTGTGGTGGGGTACAAAATCCTTTGGAATTACAGGAGGGTCAAAtctaaataaaaattcaaaaattagtaGCAAGTCAtacgaaaaaaataataataataataataaacaaaggagcttaaattaaacaaaaatgtacaaaaaaaaatcaatattcaaaTTTATGACTGCCTGCcccttgactcactcaaaaatgCAACAAATACAAACATTTGACTTTAATAGCTGTACtcatcaatgttttaaaaggctcaactGAGGCTCGCCTTAAGGCAAGGCATGCCCAAAATGCCTTGAGGCATAGCCCACAGTACAAATACAGAATCCTGGAAAAGCAAACATATTACGCAATGAAGCTGGTCCATTTGTACGAAGGTGCACTAGTtatgcctttttagttgaggcttacctAATTTGGGTGTGTGAATTTAAGTTAGATttagtttgaaaattttaatcAAGTGCTTATGCACAAGGAATGTCCCAATCTGAGTAGATGTATAAAACTGTTGACACTCAACTTTTTCCAAAACAATTAAAATTGCATTttagatcatgaaaataatttgaacacaAATGTTATGGTTATCTCTTGGCTGATTTACTTAATGAAGTCATGTTAGGATTTTTAGAACTGCCAAGTGCCAACTAGttgcaatttaatttttaaattttatctgtAATTTTcgtttttctttacttttttttcaataataaaataagatatattaAGGTAGAGAATGTACAACCAAGGCAAGGATACTAAttcctcaaaaatacaaaaaaacaaactataaaagaaaaaataaaaaataaaaacagaacgaaaaatagaaaataacaacAGCTAATATCAGCAGAGAAATCCCCTCTTTAAAcccttcccatcatagttcaCTGAACATTTCAAATTAGCTGATTCCCTCTTACCCTTTTTCACCCTAGACTTGCCACCATCAAGCCTAACTTCATTACCAACTTGATCAAACAACATGATGCCCAAGTCACCAAAAACCTCTACGAGTTTCAACACCCTTCTCAAGAATTTTGTCTTGAACAGGAGAGGCAAAATTCCATCCTTCACCATTTTAACTTCTTTGGGACCTCCTCTTTAAACGGATTAATACCTTATAAACTTGTAATGGAGGAGGCGGCACGTAAGTTAAATCTCCAAGACTATCAATGGAAGAATTGGAGGAATATCCACACTGTTCCCTAATATGGTCCAATAATAGAcctttttttcaaaatcactacTCCCTCTGTTGTCCTCATCTGAAACATCTCCCATCTCTTACTTTCCTTGCTCAAAAATTTGCCCTCTCATCAATTGGCTCCTCCCGTATACTTAATATCCCTTTAGAATCCCTCTTTATAATTTTATGTGTTTTCTCACTAGAAAACTCTCGCTTATCTTCAACATATTTCCTCCCTTCAAAACCCATTTACATTTCCTTACAATGAGCATACCACTCCTCAAGTTATTCAAATAGACTCCCTTTCCAACTTGATTTCccaccgaaccaaaaatgaaatcctGATTCTCAAAATCACAAGAATTAAAATTCTTAAAACCAAACTCCTCCCTTACTATCCTAGAGCTCCCCCTAGTGTCATTTTCCTCCAGCCGAGGAGAAACGGCATCCCTATCAGGCCTTGCTCCTTCCATCTCCTGCACTTTACCTTTATCCAAACATCCCTCATCATGGCCATCAAAGATGTTATTACAAAATACCAGATCATCTTGTACACCATTAGGAGATGGAAGCTGTTTGATTTGTTGCTGCTTCGAAGGGCGATGACACCCCCCCAGGGTATTCTCCTTAGTCGTAGATGAAGAGACTCCCTAAACACAGGCTCCCTTATGTTCAAGGAACTGTAGAAACTCTTGGGCCTTCTTGGTTGAGTGGCCTTTCTGCTCTTCTGATGAAGCTTCCCACCAGCCAAGCCCAGTTTTAAATCAAAAGACAGCTTTTAGGCCTCCTTAACCAATAGGCCCAATACAGAGTTCAATAGGCTTGGCTCTTATTATTTTCAAACAACTGACCCAAATCAATGTTAATTGATAGCAGGCCAGGCCCAAACCACTCTTATCTTCTTCAACCGATCTTCCACCCAAGAAACCCTAGCCGCATCACTCTTCATCTTGCAGTGTTCCACATGAGAAACCCTAGCCGCCTCTGTTTTCAACTGCTCAGTCAGCAACGTAGCCTTCAACATCGTCGGTTGTTCTTGAGAAGCTAACTGAATGAACTCCTCTTGTGACCTTCCCCTGCAACGAGCACAAACCATTTCTGGTATATTCTTAGCAACCAATCTACCTTCACCCCTGCCTACGCTTCTAGCAACAACCTCACTCCAAGAGCGATTTCCTTTGATCTTTTTGCTGTCTGCTCCATTCAAGCTTCCGACAATAACTCTCCAAACCAGCAAAGGCATCCCCAAACCGAGACCATCCTTATCTTTTCAGCCATTTAGGAACAAAGATGGAATACTTATTTCCCTTCCATCCTTGTCCTAATTCCAAGAGTTTCCCTGACCTAGTGGCATGAATCCCCATCGAACAATCAACATAACCCACCCTGAATCTTCGAAATCACTTGCCCAAACTACCAACAATATCTGAGAACTGCTGAGAAAACCATAAAGCTGCTCTTGCAGAGAGTCAAGCCCAACGATTTCATTTTCTATTC
The Malania oleifera isolate guangnan ecotype guangnan chromosome 13, ASM2987363v1, whole genome shotgun sequence DNA segment above includes these coding regions:
- the LOC131146126 gene encoding G patch domain-containing protein TGH gives rise to the protein MDADEEDYVFYGTPIEREEDITSRKKKALAESAGNLRSLPPWKQEVIDEEGRRRFHGAFTGGFSAGYYNTVGSKEGWAPQSFTSSRKNRAEVKQQSILNFLDDDEKAELEGHSLGTSSQFDTFGFTAAEIARKQAEKEQEKRPSVIPGPVPNELVLPAAESIGVKLLLKMGWRHGRSIRNSHTNSLYDARREARKAFLALSSDDATAELVDSEHVKSDLVNDLELPAKDDVQSSQSTPVYVLNPKQDLHGLGYDPFKHAPEFREKKRSRTAGNKEMRYKEAFLTKENLFSFKSGNVAPGFGIGALEELDAEDEDVYATSYDYEDTYVQEIEEPLRLSSDHKQRLAGKEKGILPGFKVASSSDYQLERFDPPVIPKDFVPHHKFPASLETDNKFADLGPPEVPPPGDNNLKVLIEGVASLVARCGKLFEDLSREKNQSNPLFCFLTGGNGHEYYTRKLWEERKKRTDQTKIQVDGKSFQCMQKLTAETRGKILGERPLGRSPKESSSSVASAGLLQLQLNLSDTFTKPASHNEFPEVAKPFKDDPAKQERFEQFLKEKYQGGLRTTLSSGASNMSEAARARERLDFEAAVEAMNRGKWDKESYLSIEQSMGMSATAGMQFTSGGVEQDKVTQFTGISVTAGMQFTSGGVERDKVSQAEGLTTRKIYPKREVFQWQPAPILCKRFNIVDPYMGKPRPPPRMRSKMDTFMLTEDSMKATEFKETADGGPLDVSQSDINKEVAEKEEVNLEVENVERPVDLYKAIFSDDSDDEEEKSSPDEVGDPQRKVEAANATLNRLIAGDFLQSLGKELGLEVPPDVPYSVNKAKAPAPKKESINANGGDTTILPTDSKDSSTQSLVSGTPMIQGLSLGQPHHAEIVHADGSPNRSGGKMEFDSYKNKSNKPKQGNMGLEVRRAKKHTHHHKNRTKSSSSEDERSRKHSSRHRRKSSSSESDLSGDYQDQYHSKGRKKESFRGSSSSRRHSKHHHKRERRDSPNRSSHHGTGKERTETGREKRKWRD